The following coding sequences are from one Aggregicoccus sp. 17bor-14 window:
- a CDS encoding threonine/serine exporter ThrE family protein: MRVAEDLYQPYPVAMPAPASAVAFTIKLGRALHHYGMPAHRLEEAMRLVSERLGLEARFFSSPTSIIASFGPPEALQTALIRVDPGEMDLGKLVRLDTLADEVILGTRTPEDGSQRVEEILAAPQAYGPFLLLLCWALAAFAGARLFGGGLMEMSVSGFASLLIGGLDLLSRSRPAVARVLVPVSALLASTIAVVAGALVGPLAGKVVTLASLIVLLPGLTLTVAMTEMATRNLLSGTSRMMSAALVFLQLGFGVALGSRLQVLLPPVQSPLPGPLAHWTELAALAGLALSVCVIFNARRRDAGWILLAGALAYVGTRFGAYLLGPELGAFVGAVILGMASNAVSTLRNKPALVTIVPGLMLLVPGSIGFRSLSSLLERNVVAGVDTAFNMLMVAVALAAGLLVANAIVPARKVL, translated from the coding sequence GTGCGCGTCGCCGAGGACCTGTACCAGCCCTACCCCGTGGCGATGCCCGCTCCGGCCTCGGCCGTGGCCTTCACCATCAAGCTGGGCCGGGCGCTGCACCACTACGGCATGCCGGCGCACCGCCTCGAGGAGGCGATGCGGCTGGTGTCGGAGCGGCTCGGGCTGGAGGCGCGCTTCTTCTCCAGCCCCACCTCCATCATCGCCTCCTTCGGCCCCCCGGAGGCGCTGCAGACCGCCCTCATCCGCGTGGACCCCGGCGAGATGGACCTGGGGAAGCTCGTGCGCCTGGACACGCTCGCGGACGAGGTCATCCTCGGCACGCGCACGCCCGAGGACGGCTCGCAGCGGGTGGAGGAGATCCTCGCCGCGCCGCAGGCCTATGGCCCCTTCCTGCTGCTCCTGTGCTGGGCGCTCGCGGCCTTCGCCGGGGCGCGCCTCTTCGGCGGCGGGCTGATGGAGATGAGCGTCTCGGGCTTCGCGAGCCTGCTCATCGGCGGGCTGGACCTGCTCTCGCGCAGCCGCCCCGCGGTGGCCCGGGTGCTGGTGCCGGTGTCCGCGCTGCTCGCGAGCACCATCGCGGTGGTGGCCGGGGCGCTGGTGGGCCCGCTCGCCGGCAAGGTGGTGACGCTGGCCTCGCTCATCGTGCTGCTGCCGGGGCTCACGCTCACGGTGGCCATGACCGAGATGGCCACGCGCAACCTGCTCTCCGGCACCTCGCGCATGATGAGCGCGGCGCTGGTGTTCCTGCAGCTGGGCTTCGGCGTGGCGCTGGGCAGCCGGCTCCAGGTCCTGCTGCCGCCGGTGCAGTCGCCCCTTCCCGGCCCGCTCGCGCACTGGACGGAGCTCGCGGCCCTCGCGGGGCTCGCGCTCTCGGTGTGCGTCATCTTCAACGCGCGGCGCCGGGACGCCGGGTGGATCCTGCTCGCCGGCGCGCTCGCGTACGTGGGCACGCGCTTCGGCGCGTACCTGCTGGGCCCCGAGCTTGGCGCCTTCGTCGGCGCGGTCATCCTGGGCATGGCGAGCAACGCCGTCTCCACGCTGCGCAACAAGCCCGCGCTCGTCACCATCGTGCCCGGGCTGATGCTGCTGGTGCCGGGCTCCATCGGCTTCCGCTCGCTCTCGAGCCTCCTCGAGCGCAACGTGGTGGCCGGCGTGGACACCGCCTTCAACATGCTGATGGTCGCGGTGGCGCTCGCGGCGGGCCTGCTCGTGGCCAACGCGATCGTGCCGGCGCGCAAGGTGCTCTAG